One genomic window of Chrysiogenes arsenatis DSM 11915 includes the following:
- a CDS encoding UbiA-like polyprenyltransferase, whose protein sequence is MIKFSHTLFALPFALMAMLAAAQGLPSGATIFWIVVAMVGARSAGMALNRIIDADIDKANPRTASRHLPSGKLSHREAWFFTLASLLIFIVAAYMLNDLAFKLSPVAVAFLVLYPYMKRLHNTAHIILGLTLAMAPIGATIAVRGEVTLFSILLGCFVTLWVAGFDIIYATQDIQFDRSQGLKSIPARYGHEKSLAIASSLHMLAYIALFLSYIALSFAGVLYLIGILVVGGMLIYEHHLAGAAENPDDIDTAFFTVNSYIAVVMLVAICLDWAFVW, encoded by the coding sequence ATGATTAAATTTTCGCATACCCTCTTTGCGCTTCCCTTTGCGTTGATGGCCATGCTTGCGGCGGCACAGGGTTTACCAAGCGGCGCGACAATTTTTTGGATTGTGGTGGCAATGGTGGGGGCGCGCAGTGCGGGGATGGCGCTGAATCGGATTATTGATGCCGATATCGATAAAGCGAACCCACGCACCGCCAGTCGCCATTTGCCATCAGGGAAACTATCACACCGTGAAGCGTGGTTCTTTACGCTTGCTTCGCTGCTAATCTTTATTGTGGCGGCCTACATGCTAAACGATCTGGCGTTTAAGCTGAGCCCGGTCGCAGTGGCTTTTCTCGTCCTCTACCCGTACATGAAGCGCTTACACAATACGGCGCACATCATCTTAGGCCTGACATTGGCGATGGCACCGATCGGGGCGACGATTGCGGTGCGCGGCGAAGTTACCCTTTTCAGCATTTTACTCGGGTGTTTTGTGACGCTGTGGGTGGCTGGTTTTGATATTATTTACGCGACACAGGATATCCAGTTTGACCGCAGCCAAGGGTTAAAAAGCATTCCCGCGCGCTATGGTCACGAAAAGTCGCTGGCGATTGCTTCTTCGCTGCATATGTTAGCCTATATCGCCCTCTTTCTGAGTTATATAGCCCTCAGTTTTGCAGGAGTGCTCTATTTAATTGGCATCCTTGTTGTTGGAGGCATGTTGATTTATGAACATCACTTGGCCGGAGCGGCGGAAAACCCTGATGATATTGATACCGCGTTTTTTACCGTCAACAGCTATATTGCCGTGGTGATGTTGGTTGCCATTTGTCTGGACTGGGCGTTTGTGTGGTGA
- a CDS encoding TIGR03960 family B12-binding radical SAM protein translates to MKLHTFLSRVQKPTRYTGGELGAIHKPYTGKQLRIALFFPDVYEVGMSHLGLKILYAIGNALPNVIAERCYSPWHDMEKFLVLENEEIRSLESQTPLSEFDVIAVTLQYEMSYSNIVQMLRLCNLPLYAKDRTAKMPLVIAGGPVCFSAEPVAPFFDLMFIGDAEEAFPEMLEQLLAAKQSGTSLRDPSLQRWMKQHDGYYLPHEFSHTFDTNGSTTITPLDPSYTAVTKAVVTNLNDAPGVESPIIPFMDTIHNRAVVEISRGCTRGCRFCQAGMIYRPVRDRAPENIMQLARCALGNTGLSEVGLMSLSATDYQGIDSLLSDFLREYAPQGVSVSLPSLRAGTLSDELIAEVKKIRKSSFTIAPEAGTQRMRDIINKGISEEDMLETAHRVFSAGWKGMKLYFMIGLPFETEQDVLGIADLSIKIRHIANQYGRNNRVTVSVSCFVPKAHTPFQWYPMESVASLQAKQKLLQHKLSSYTIQYKFHNPHVSQLEAAFSRGDRRLAPVLAKAVELGCRFDGWDESFIYARWVEAFAAFGYTIEAFAHREYRRDETLPWDTINARLAKDFLWDEWERAARGAITEDCRLAACSQCGVCEGEIELKLAPWKAVAPAQQLLTAPTADQLSAQPVTTLRIRYQKAGLLRFLGHLETVKAITSGVIRSGLPVAYTQGFNQRVKMSYGDALGLGIESFAEYMDISLIQEINPLEAIEKLNRTLPPGLHVLAARTGKFEKLSATVTTTRYECREFQQRHLDRSRFESPEWKWVRRSNKGIKEVDLRHGFTHESLEPLRFTLEQVSSARPYEIIAYLGNMSIEDACGLGLTKVEMVGAGC, encoded by the coding sequence GTGAAATTACATACTTTTCTCTCACGCGTCCAAAAGCCAACCCGTTACACCGGCGGAGAACTCGGTGCCATCCACAAACCCTATACTGGAAAGCAACTCCGCATTGCCCTTTTCTTTCCCGATGTGTACGAAGTTGGTATGAGCCACCTCGGATTAAAAATACTTTACGCGATTGGCAACGCCTTACCCAATGTCATTGCGGAACGCTGCTACTCGCCATGGCACGATATGGAAAAATTCCTTGTGCTGGAAAACGAAGAAATCCGTTCGCTCGAATCACAAACACCCCTTTCGGAATTCGACGTTATTGCCGTTACCCTCCAATATGAAATGAGTTACTCGAATATAGTACAGATGCTTCGCTTGTGTAACCTACCGCTCTATGCCAAAGACCGCACTGCAAAAATGCCGCTCGTTATCGCCGGTGGGCCAGTCTGCTTTAGTGCTGAACCGGTAGCACCATTCTTTGATCTCATGTTTATTGGCGATGCGGAAGAGGCTTTTCCAGAAATGTTAGAGCAATTGTTAGCAGCCAAACAAAGCGGTACGTCGCTGCGCGATCCCTCACTACAACGCTGGATGAAACAGCATGATGGCTACTATCTGCCGCATGAATTTTCCCATACCTTCGATACCAACGGATCGACGACGATAACACCACTCGATCCTTCATACACAGCTGTTACTAAAGCGGTTGTCACCAACCTGAATGATGCACCCGGAGTAGAGTCACCGATTATCCCTTTTATGGACACCATTCATAACCGTGCCGTCGTCGAAATATCGCGTGGCTGTACACGCGGTTGCCGCTTTTGTCAGGCGGGGATGATCTACCGACCCGTACGCGATCGCGCACCAGAAAATATTATGCAGCTTGCCCGTTGCGCCTTGGGCAATACCGGACTCAGTGAAGTTGGCCTCATGTCACTCTCTGCAACCGACTATCAGGGAATAGATAGCCTATTAAGCGACTTTTTGCGCGAATATGCCCCACAGGGGGTCTCGGTTTCACTCCCAAGTTTGCGTGCCGGAACGTTGAGCGACGAGCTGATTGCCGAAGTAAAAAAGATTCGCAAAAGTTCCTTTACGATTGCTCCTGAAGCTGGCACGCAACGGATGCGCGACATTATCAATAAAGGGATTTCTGAAGAAGACATGCTCGAAACTGCGCACCGTGTTTTCAGCGCTGGCTGGAAAGGGATGAAACTCTATTTCATGATCGGGCTCCCCTTTGAAACCGAACAAGACGTCCTCGGCATCGCCGACTTATCGATTAAAATTCGCCACATCGCAAACCAATATGGTCGCAATAACCGCGTAACCGTCAGTGTTTCTTGCTTTGTGCCCAAAGCACACACACCGTTCCAATGGTATCCAATGGAATCGGTGGCCTCGTTGCAAGCCAAGCAAAAACTGCTCCAACACAAACTTTCGTCATATACCATCCAGTATAAGTTCCACAACCCGCACGTCAGCCAGCTGGAGGCGGCATTTTCTCGTGGTGACAGACGTTTAGCTCCTGTTTTAGCCAAAGCGGTTGAACTTGGATGCCGTTTCGATGGATGGGATGAATCCTTCATCTACGCCCGCTGGGTGGAGGCTTTTGCCGCTTTTGGGTATACCATCGAAGCGTTCGCACATCGCGAATACCGTCGCGACGAAACGCTCCCCTGGGATACTATCAATGCACGGTTGGCGAAAGATTTCCTTTGGGACGAATGGGAACGTGCTGCCCGTGGCGCCATCACCGAAGATTGCCGCCTAGCCGCATGCTCACAGTGTGGCGTCTGCGAAGGGGAAATCGAACTGAAGCTAGCTCCTTGGAAAGCCGTCGCGCCGGCACAACAACTCCTGACAGCGCCAACAGCCGATCAGCTCTCGGCGCAACCCGTGACCACCCTGCGCATCCGTTACCAAAAAGCGGGACTACTGCGCTTTCTTGGCCATTTAGAGACAGTCAAAGCCATTACCTCCGGCGTTATCCGCTCCGGCTTGCCGGTTGCCTATACTCAAGGGTTTAACCAACGGGTGAAGATGAGCTATGGCGACGCCCTTGGGTTGGGGATTGAGTCTTTTGCCGAGTATATGGATATCTCACTGATTCAGGAGATCAACCCGCTTGAGGCCATTGAAAAGCTGAATCGGACATTGCCACCAGGGTTGCATGTGCTTGCTGCACGTACAGGGAAGTTTGAAAAGCTCTCCGCAACCGTAACGACAACGCGCTACGAATGTCGCGAGTTTCAGCAAAGACATCTCGACCGCTCACGGTTTGAATCACCAGAATGGAAATGGGTGCGTCGCTCAAATAAGGGGATCAAAGAAGTAGATCTACGGCACGGGTTTACCCATGAATCACTGGAACCACTGCGGTTTACACTGGAACAGGTGAGTTCCGCACGCCCGTATGAAATCATAGCCTATTTAGGCAATATGAGCATAGAAGACGCGTGTGGATTGGGATTAACGAAAGTTGAAATGGTCGGGGCAGGCTGCTGA
- the ispD gene encoding 2-C-methyl-D-erythritol 4-phosphate cytidylyltransferase: protein MKLPRIGVLLVGGVGQRMGGSVPKQYLELNGQPIFAWTLRHTLALNFFDEIIIVSRPEDSDMLQAILAVHSIAIPCFHATSGTERSDSVRNALEAITHEHAHVYIHDGVRPFLTRSMVEALDHALQTHRGAIVAVSAKETVKVSTDSATVARTIPRATVYLAQTPQAFDLATLRGAMRSCASRTITDDASALEACGIPVALVAGTPYNIKITLPSDLPIAECIAQKWSPETGLQPTLAQ from the coding sequence ATGAAACTACCGCGCATTGGTGTGTTATTGGTAGGTGGTGTCGGGCAACGGATGGGCGGGTCGGTTCCGAAACAGTACCTTGAACTCAATGGTCAACCGATTTTCGCTTGGACGCTACGCCACACGCTTGCCCTTAACTTTTTTGATGAGATCATTATCGTTAGCCGACCTGAGGATAGCGATATGCTTCAGGCAATCCTTGCTGTGCATTCGATTGCGATACCATGTTTCCATGCTACGAGTGGGACCGAGCGAAGCGATTCCGTACGGAATGCCTTAGAGGCAATCACCCACGAACACGCCCATGTGTATATTCACGATGGGGTACGTCCTTTTCTTACGCGCTCGATGGTGGAAGCATTAGACCATGCCTTGCAGACACACCGTGGCGCCATCGTTGCGGTATCGGCGAAGGAAACCGTCAAAGTAAGCACTGATAGTGCCACCGTCGCACGTACCATCCCCCGTGCAACCGTCTACCTAGCACAAACGCCGCAAGCCTTTGACCTCGCAACATTGCGCGGAGCGATGCGGTCTTGTGCTTCACGTACCATCACCGACGATGCTTCGGCACTGGAAGCCTGTGGAATCCCGGTCGCACTGGTTGCCGGAACCCCCTATAATATAAAAATTACGCTCCCCAGCGATTTGCCGATTGCGGAGTGCATCGCCCAAAAGTGGTCACCCGAAACGGGACTGCAACCGACACTCGCACAATAG
- a CDS encoding class II aldolase/adducin family protein: MQNSIANLILAGRITYEHSLNSAHSGNISYRRDTGERYVITRSGAMLGHLTESDIVHLSVQNAEIHRDHDQPEPSRELPVHLEIYRQNPLAKAIIHIHSHAATVLSSFFDIIIPEDAEGKYYLPHIPVCRFENPIGSTEMAHGVAGALQHAPAMIVRSHGVFAIGKDLGEALLYAHCADSICSLLLSKKIYSATTGLPELV, encoded by the coding sequence ATGCAAAACTCCATCGCTAACCTGATTTTAGCCGGAAGAATCACCTACGAACATTCGCTCAACTCGGCCCATTCAGGCAATATTTCCTATCGTCGCGATACGGGTGAGCGGTATGTCATTACCCGTTCTGGAGCAATGCTTGGGCACCTTACCGAAAGTGATATCGTCCATCTTTCGGTACAGAACGCCGAAATTCACCGCGATCATGATCAGCCCGAACCATCGCGTGAACTGCCGGTTCATCTTGAAATATATCGCCAGAACCCGTTAGCCAAAGCGATTATTCATATCCACTCCCATGCGGCAACCGTATTGTCATCATTCTTTGATATCATCATCCCCGAAGATGCCGAAGGAAAATACTACTTGCCACACATTCCTGTCTGCCGCTTTGAAAACCCGATTGGATCCACAGAAATGGCGCATGGGGTTGCTGGAGCGCTGCAACACGCGCCAGCCATGATTGTCCGTTCGCATGGGGTTTTTGCCATCGGCAAAGATCTCGGCGAGGCACTGCTCTATGCCCATTGTGCCGACTCTATTTGCTCGCTACTTCTCTCTAAAAAAATCTATTCCGCCACCACAGGCCTTCCAGAACTCGTATGA
- a CDS encoding low molecular weight protein-tyrosine-phosphatase has translation MRNTPVNAQPKFALLFVCLGNICRSPSAEAVMQRLIQKTGLSERFLCDSAGTSAAHAGEPADIRSQRAAAQRGYHVTSISRQVTKDDLRSFDMIIAMDDANQQALYRMAANEQERTKIFRFVDFCQSTHPGEVPDPYYGGAKGFEEVLDILEDGCNGILAHAKLHR, from the coding sequence ATGCGTAACACTCCAGTGAACGCTCAACCAAAGTTCGCTTTGCTCTTTGTCTGTTTAGGCAACATCTGCCGTTCTCCCAGTGCCGAAGCGGTCATGCAACGCCTCATTCAAAAAACAGGGCTTTCAGAAAGATTTCTCTGCGATTCCGCGGGTACATCGGCGGCGCATGCAGGTGAACCCGCTGATATTCGTAGTCAAAGAGCTGCCGCACAACGCGGCTATCACGTTACAAGCATTTCGCGTCAAGTCACCAAAGATGATTTGCGTTCTTTTGATATGATTATCGCGATGGATGATGCTAACCAACAAGCACTGTACCGGATGGCAGCAAATGAACAAGAGCGGACGAAGATTTTCCGTTTTGTCGACTTCTGCCAGAGCACGCACCCCGGCGAAGTCCCTGACCCCTACTACGGCGGCGCTAAAGGCTTTGAAGAGGTACTTGATATACTTGAAGACGGATGTAACGGGATACTCGCACATGCAAAACTCCATCGCTAA
- a CDS encoding NAD(P)H-dependent flavin oxidoreductase — MTTIPQLTIGKHQPKVPIIQGGMSVLVSNPSLASAVANAGGIGVIGGTGVEPEKLHNMIVEAKKLTSGIIGVNIMVAANHFMDLVKASFEAKVDMIIAGAGISKQLFKMGQDANVEIVPVISSARVGEFIEKMGAKAVIVESGEAAGHLGTDQPLSEIFAEIKQTLKIPVIAAGGLIDGKGMADMFRLGADGVQLGTRFVLSDECDVHDRYKQAYLNAREEDIVTFLSPVGYPGRAILTPFLTEFIRKGNMKVERCVSCLKSCSHSFCILDALLKARNGDIENGIVFAGKNVYKIKDILPVQKIIDNLMHETREALATN, encoded by the coding sequence TTGACAACCATCCCTCAACTCACCATTGGTAAACATCAACCGAAAGTCCCCATCATTCAGGGGGGAATGTCTGTTTTAGTGTCAAATCCTTCGTTAGCCTCAGCCGTCGCCAATGCTGGTGGTATTGGCGTTATCGGGGGAACTGGCGTTGAGCCGGAAAAATTACACAATATGATCGTTGAAGCCAAGAAACTCACCTCTGGCATTATCGGCGTTAACATCATGGTCGCGGCAAACCATTTTATGGATTTGGTGAAAGCGTCTTTTGAAGCAAAAGTCGACATGATCATTGCCGGAGCTGGCATCTCGAAACAACTCTTTAAGATGGGTCAAGATGCGAATGTCGAGATTGTTCCCGTTATTTCTAGCGCCCGAGTCGGTGAGTTTATCGAGAAAATGGGTGCGAAAGCGGTTATCGTCGAAAGTGGCGAAGCGGCTGGCCATCTTGGAACCGATCAGCCCCTGAGTGAGATTTTTGCGGAAATCAAGCAAACGCTAAAAATCCCCGTGATCGCAGCCGGCGGGCTGATTGACGGCAAAGGGATGGCCGATATGTTTCGCCTTGGTGCCGATGGGGTACAACTCGGAACCCGTTTTGTGCTCAGTGATGAATGCGATGTGCATGACCGCTACAAGCAAGCGTACTTGAATGCTCGCGAAGAAGATATCGTCACCTTCCTCAGTCCAGTCGGCTACCCAGGCCGCGCTATCTTGACACCGTTTCTGACCGAGTTCATCCGCAAAGGAAACATGAAAGTAGAACGGTGTGTCTCCTGCTTGAAAAGTTGCTCCCACTCTTTCTGCATTCTTGATGCGCTACTCAAAGCTCGCAATGGTGATATTGAAAATGGGATCGTCTTTGCCGGAAAAAATGTCTATAAAATCAAAGATATTCTTCCGGTACAAAAAATTATTGATAACCTTATGCACGAAACTCGCGAAGCGCTCGCGACAAACTAA
- a CDS encoding redox-sensing transcriptional repressor Rex, which produces MKIPEATIRRLSIYMRLLDSLELQGTEVVSSDILETLCGFKSAQIRKDLAYFGEMGVRGVGYYVTDLKLQIQQILGVKGSWNVVLVGAGNLGHALITYQGFRKSGFNITVVYDKDPAKLRDLPSTIVGVTTEADLEKAIKDHKVNVAIMTVTSEAAQQVANHLVSCGINGLLNFTPVRLKLPDTVKVKYVDFSVELEGLAFYLSKNPHLQANE; this is translated from the coding sequence ATGAAGATACCTGAAGCGACAATACGCCGTCTTTCTATCTACATGCGATTACTGGACTCCCTTGAGCTACAGGGCACTGAAGTAGTTTCTAGCGATATCCTTGAAACACTTTGCGGCTTTAAGTCAGCGCAAATTCGCAAAGATTTAGCCTATTTCGGCGAGATGGGTGTGCGTGGCGTTGGCTATTACGTTACCGACCTCAAATTGCAAATCCAACAAATCCTTGGCGTGAAAGGATCATGGAATGTTGTTTTAGTAGGGGCAGGAAACCTCGGACATGCCCTTATAACATACCAAGGATTTCGCAAATCGGGATTCAATATTACGGTAGTATACGACAAAGATCCCGCGAAACTGCGTGATCTTCCCTCAACTATTGTCGGCGTGACAACCGAAGCAGACCTCGAAAAGGCTATCAAAGACCACAAAGTCAACGTTGCCATTATGACCGTAACGTCAGAAGCAGCACAGCAAGTTGCCAACCACTTAGTTTCCTGCGGCATTAATGGACTTTTAAACTTTACTCCTGTACGTCTCAAACTTCCTGATACGGTCAAGGTTAAATACGTTGATTTCAGTGTAGAACTGGAAGGACTCGCTTTTTATTTATCGAAAAATCCGCATTTACAAGCGAATGAATAA
- the atpE gene encoding ATP synthase F0 subunit C: MIAAGIGMGLAAFGTGIGMGSAIRGATEGISRNPNASGKIMTTMIIGLAMIESLAIYALVVALILLFANPYVG; this comes from the coding sequence ATGATCGCTGCCGGTATCGGCATGGGTCTGGCTGCATTCGGTACCGGTATCGGCATGGGTTCTGCAATCCGTGGTGCTACTGAAGGGATTTCTCGCAATCCAAATGCCTCAGGTAAAATCATGACGACCATGATCATCGGTCTTGCGATGATTGAATCTCTGGCTATTTATGCACTGGTTGTTGCGTTGATTCTTCTCTTCGCTAACCCGTACGTCGGTTAA
- the atpB gene encoding F0F1 ATP synthase subunit A, translating to MHPYFFLNGNGTWLTPDVIYSWIAMAIILIAGKMATSRIQEVPRGMQNFFEAIVEFIRNAVVGNMGHHGHHFVPLISAFAFYILTCNLLGLIPGFHSPTAGINTTASLAIIVFVLTHVYGVKTQGVVNYIKHFAGPVPWIAPLMMPIEIVGHLTRPVSLTLRLFGNIQGHEIVLIVIMSLVAYLVPAVIMGMGIFVSLIQTVVFCLLTMVYLTSAMEDAH from the coding sequence ATGCATCCGTATTTTTTCCTAAACGGCAATGGCACATGGTTAACGCCAGACGTAATTTATTCATGGATCGCCATGGCAATTATACTCATCGCAGGCAAAATGGCCACAAGCCGTATCCAGGAAGTGCCGCGAGGCATGCAGAACTTTTTTGAAGCTATCGTCGAATTTATCCGCAACGCTGTTGTCGGCAACATGGGTCATCATGGCCATCATTTCGTTCCATTGATTAGCGCCTTTGCATTCTATATTCTTACCTGCAACCTCCTTGGTTTAATCCCAGGTTTCCACTCGCCAACCGCAGGCATTAACACTACCGCTTCATTAGCTATTATTGTTTTCGTACTTACCCACGTGTATGGAGTAAAAACGCAAGGTGTTGTCAACTATATCAAGCACTTTGCTGGCCCAGTACCTTGGATTGCACCTCTCATGATGCCTATTGAAATAGTTGGGCACTTAACCCGCCCCGTATCGCTCACTCTGCGTCTGTTCGGAAATATTCAGGGACATGAAATTGTCCTGATCGTTATCATGAGCCTCGTGGCATATCTTGTGCCTGCGGTCATTATGGGAATGGGGATTTTTGTCTCTCTCATTCAAACGGTTGTCTTCTGCTTGCTGACCATGGTATACCTCACCAGTGCTATGGAAGATGCTCACTAA
- a CDS encoding AtpZ/AtpI family protein — protein MRQIANASSIGIAFILAFGIFVWLGYMVDIWFDWHPWGKIVGLIYGLIAGFRNVWIMAKRYGGMGDEPPTQDRKNDN, from the coding sequence ATGCGCCAGATTGCGAATGCGAGTTCTATTGGCATTGCGTTTATCCTCGCCTTTGGGATTTTCGTATGGCTGGGGTACATGGTCGATATCTGGTTTGATTGGCACCCATGGGGGAAAATTGTCGGCCTGATTTACGGTCTTATCGCTGGCTTTCGCAATGTATGGATTATGGCCAAGCGGTATGGTGGCATGGGCGATGAGCCCCCGACTCAGGATCGTAAAAATGACAACTGA
- the hemL gene encoding glutamate-1-semialdehyde 2,1-aminomutase yields MKSKELFAEALQYIPGGVNSPVRAFASVGTDPVFISAAYGSKIKDADGNEYIDYVGSWGPMILGHGYPTVTEALLQQLVKGCSFGAPTELEVDLAKMVCQMVPSVEMVRMVSSGTEATMSAIRLARGYTKRDKIIKFEGCYHGHSDGLLVKAGSGALTFGVPTSPGVPAGYASNTLVARYNDLESVRELFEANDQGIAAVIIEPVPGNMGLVLPQAGFLSGLKKLCREYGALLIFDEVMTGFRLSAAGAQGIYTDVDPDLSTFGKIIGGGLPVGAYGGKKEIMAMISPSGPIYQAGTLSGNPLAMRAGIETLHVLNQEGFYDKLETRAASLVGGMEVILKEVGIPHVVNRLGSMFTIFFTEAPAVNSFADAVTSDTERFGKYFRSMLQDGIYLPASQFEACFVSAAHSDRDCECTLEAFESAIRSL; encoded by the coding sequence ATGAAATCAAAAGAACTTTTTGCTGAAGCACTCCAATATATTCCCGGTGGTGTGAACTCGCCGGTTCGGGCGTTTGCCTCGGTCGGCACCGATCCCGTCTTTATCAGTGCGGCGTATGGTTCGAAAATCAAAGATGCCGATGGGAACGAATATATCGATTACGTTGGCTCATGGGGGCCGATGATTTTAGGTCACGGCTACCCCACTGTGACCGAAGCGCTTTTGCAGCAACTCGTAAAAGGGTGCAGTTTTGGTGCACCAACCGAACTCGAAGTTGATTTGGCAAAAATGGTATGCCAGATGGTGCCATCAGTGGAAATGGTACGGATGGTCAGCAGTGGAACGGAAGCGACGATGAGCGCTATCCGTTTGGCACGTGGTTATACAAAACGCGACAAAATCATCAAATTTGAAGGATGCTACCATGGCCACTCTGACGGGTTATTGGTAAAGGCAGGCAGTGGCGCATTAACCTTTGGTGTACCAACCTCGCCCGGTGTTCCCGCGGGGTACGCCAGCAATACTCTGGTCGCACGCTACAATGACCTTGAGTCGGTGCGCGAACTATTTGAAGCGAATGATCAAGGGATTGCCGCGGTCATTATTGAACCAGTCCCCGGTAACATGGGCTTGGTACTTCCACAAGCAGGATTCCTGAGTGGACTCAAAAAACTCTGCCGCGAGTACGGCGCATTGCTGATTTTTGACGAAGTAATGACTGGGTTCCGCTTATCGGCGGCTGGCGCGCAAGGGATTTATACCGATGTTGATCCAGACCTCTCGACATTTGGCAAAATCATTGGCGGCGGCTTGCCAGTCGGCGCATATGGCGGCAAAAAGGAAATTATGGCAATGATTAGTCCATCAGGGCCAATTTATCAGGCGGGAACACTCTCCGGGAATCCGCTGGCGATGCGCGCTGGGATCGAAACGCTGCACGTGCTGAACCAAGAAGGATTTTACGATAAGCTAGAAACTCGCGCCGCCAGCCTTGTCGGCGGAATGGAAGTCATATTGAAGGAAGTCGGCATTCCCCATGTCGTAAACCGCCTTGGCAGTATGTTCACCATCTTCTTTACAGAGGCTCCTGCTGTCAATAGCTTTGCAGACGCAGTCACCAGCGACACCGAACGCTTCGGGAAATATTTCCGGTCTATGTTGCAAGATGGCATTTATCTGCCTGCCAGCCAATTTGAGGCCTGCTTTGTAAGCGCCGCTCACAGTGATCGCGATTGCGAATGCACGCTTGAAGCGTTTGAAAGTGCGATTCGTTCGCTATAA
- the ftsY gene encoding signal recognition particle-docking protein FtsY, with translation MAFLKKLFGRKESSEKTIPDEPMVQQETVDEILTEEVAAIPATEVPESETDLDATTNAQAVTSERESEPSESEPVVPPSIPELESTDVSSMEKPARSGFFSRLKERLSKTSTQLLGKLETAFLGKKVIDEDLLEEIEEIFLSADIGVKTTTKIIDRVRESVKRSALKHPDELKEFLRQEILRVITLPEPPRQVEPPVKVVLVIGVNGSGKTTSIGKLAHYYTQQGKKVILAAADTFRAAAIEQLVMWGERTGVDVIHHQHGSDPSAVAYDATKAALSRRADLLLIDTAGRLHNKSNLMDELRKINRILSRDIPDAPHETWLVLDGTSGQNALIQARQFIQTVPITGFILTKLDSTSKGGTIIGIIEELKLPVKFIGIGEKAEDLRPFDPQDFVDAIFHANKENTHV, from the coding sequence GTGGCGTTCCTGAAAAAATTATTTGGCCGCAAAGAATCCTCAGAAAAAACGATTCCCGATGAACCTATGGTTCAACAAGAAACGGTAGATGAAATACTTACGGAAGAGGTCGCTGCTATCCCTGCGACAGAAGTTCCTGAAAGTGAAACAGATCTGGACGCAACCACCAACGCTCAGGCTGTTACCAGCGAACGCGAGAGTGAACCAAGCGAGAGTGAACCAGTGGTTCCACCATCCATACCGGAGCTGGAATCAACGGACGTGTCGTCCATGGAAAAGCCAGCACGCAGCGGTTTCTTTTCGCGCCTTAAAGAGCGACTGTCGAAAACGTCAACACAATTGCTGGGGAAACTAGAAACTGCATTTTTAGGGAAGAAGGTGATCGACGAAGATCTCCTCGAAGAAATTGAAGAGATCTTTTTGAGTGCAGATATCGGCGTAAAAACGACAACAAAAATTATCGACCGCGTCCGCGAGAGCGTCAAGCGCAGTGCCCTGAAACATCCCGACGAATTGAAAGAATTCCTCCGCCAAGAAATTCTGCGTGTGATCACGCTGCCGGAACCGCCTCGTCAGGTCGAGCCACCTGTCAAAGTTGTGCTGGTGATCGGTGTGAATGGTTCGGGAAAAACCACCAGCATTGGCAAGTTGGCACACTATTACACGCAACAGGGGAAAAAGGTGATACTCGCTGCTGCTGATACCTTCCGCGCCGCTGCCATAGAGCAGTTGGTGATGTGGGGTGAGCGGACGGGTGTCGACGTTATTCATCACCAACATGGCTCAGATCCATCAGCCGTCGCGTATGATGCCACTAAAGCGGCGCTCAGCCGTCGCGCCGACCTTTTGCTGATCGACACCGCTGGACGGCTGCACAACAAAAGCAATCTGATGGACGAATTGCGCAAAATCAATCGTATCCTGTCGCGTGACATTCCTGACGCTCCGCACGAAACATGGCTCGTGCTCGACGGCACCAGCGGTCAGAACGCGCTGATTCAGGCACGTCAATTTATTCAGACGGTTCCGATTACCGGATTCATACTGACCAAGCTCGACAGTACCTCCAAAGGTGGCACTATCATCGGCATTATTGAGGAACTGAAATTGCCAGTGAAGTTTATTGGTATTGGCGAAAAAGCCGAAGACCTTCGCCCCTTTGATCCGCAGGATTTTGTCGACGCTATATTTCACGCCAATAAGGAAAACACCCATGTTTGA